The Prosthecobacter algae genome window below encodes:
- a CDS encoding DUF4394 domain-containing protein — MPLSPCTFVAVSRLFQRGLRPLLAASLLACTLAPAAAQVASTEVVFLRHTNALVTTTVGQLGTEPETRTFITGLATGQMMVALDTRPQTQGLFGLAVDVVANSLQLYHLHPGTGAATAVAPAFQIHGSSGQPFFFHLHPWDMDYDPKTDTLRVIQGTLNFRIHATTGLPVDTHAVNAGNQPDPDLTGNIEGCAYANSQPDATHTTLCTLNPTTGQLQIRSPENATVLTVTKPLTVAGVPLQFDGVSGFDIAPGVNVTQDGAAPYGFGYAILHADDKFTLYRIHLATGEATAVTPVASRPISFTFRPRLSVAVALEGNDTNTLVTFSPTAAVPTFTPRPVSGLTAGETLAALDVRASTGQLYGLGVNAATDSATLYLIQPRLGTLTPVGTRSSIRFVRFVGIIMNGQPWDESPWEMLPINLPPPGNLIGYDMDFQPGTSHLHVVVSFEVGSALGFRVDADTGAPVDGDNSTPTPVPGINLDAQISGDLQSIGFIPAGHTNTKKYGVGSRLEFHTLHPTRGSTNVWPSHLLDGPGSPFYHLYGLQSQSSLDFYSETRLEAPDATGTPVGLLHMSNAQGNNLYRLDPETLRTTFLMPLPATLQDVTVFAMPPRGLLIPTLLPAAAAGQNYRYYFDLESVGQYSYREGDLPGTQLTATGLPPGLKISRVRVLGHGSNPQVYYALSGRATAAGTYVITFTARTLSGQVQTYQTTLVVRPLSAEHVGSFIAYIPPNASFNDGIGSRLDLTTTTQGTYTLKVAESNRTHLHKGSLEVSSDGLTATLNVTLKTGRILRLDFADTGTPNSPITGLATDPSSVPNPTAPIRGWRKIYDKINAPATQLAGYYTAAFTPQTDSRYVPQGDGFATLTIGQDGSSRVIGKMPDGTAITCAAFIGGPAEVFVYAPLFQKRGSLFGSLPLSLPSGTPSLSGSLTYSKPVTRGRLYPEFISYEPFTVTGGYLAPTASSSQVLGLPQASTPASLLFTRAGIEDSATVPDLLSSITYTAPKATLPLPGSLDNPGRVTLRIHPGNGQITGTFTLQDGQVKRTVKYQGLIIRRAGQPQILGSGYFHLPQLPETGQTPTTSPILSGLIQLTQ; from the coding sequence ATGCCGCTTTCCCCCTGCACCTTCGTGGCCGTTTCCCGTTTATTCCAGAGGGGGCTGCGGCCCCTTCTCGCGGCCAGCCTCCTGGCCTGCACCCTGGCACCCGCCGCCGCGCAGGTGGCCAGCACGGAGGTCGTTTTCCTCCGGCACACCAATGCCCTGGTCACCACCACCGTGGGCCAGCTCGGCACCGAACCGGAAACCCGCACCTTCATCACCGGTCTAGCGACGGGTCAAATGATGGTGGCGCTGGATACCCGCCCACAGACGCAGGGGCTGTTTGGTCTGGCCGTGGATGTGGTGGCGAACAGCCTCCAGCTTTACCACCTCCACCCGGGCACCGGTGCAGCCACCGCAGTGGCTCCGGCCTTCCAGATTCATGGCTCCTCGGGCCAGCCCTTCTTCTTTCATCTCCATCCCTGGGACATGGACTATGACCCGAAGACCGACACCCTGCGCGTCATCCAGGGCACGTTGAATTTTCGCATCCACGCCACCACCGGCCTGCCGGTGGATACCCATGCCGTCAATGCAGGCAACCAGCCCGATCCCGATCTGACAGGCAACATCGAGGGCTGCGCCTATGCCAACAGCCAGCCCGATGCCACACACACCACCCTCTGCACCCTCAATCCCACCACCGGCCAGTTGCAAATCCGCTCGCCAGAGAATGCCACCGTGCTGACGGTGACCAAGCCCCTCACCGTGGCCGGCGTACCGCTGCAGTTTGACGGCGTCAGCGGCTTTGACATCGCCCCCGGAGTCAATGTCACGCAGGACGGTGCCGCCCCCTATGGCTTCGGTTATGCCATCCTCCACGCAGACGACAAGTTCACTCTCTACCGCATCCATCTGGCCACGGGCGAGGCCACCGCAGTCACTCCCGTGGCCTCCCGGCCCATCAGCTTCACCTTCCGCCCGCGCCTCAGCGTGGCCGTGGCCCTGGAAGGCAACGATACCAATACCCTCGTCACCTTCTCCCCCACCGCAGCCGTGCCCACCTTCACCCCACGCCCGGTCAGCGGCCTCACGGCGGGTGAAACCCTCGCGGCCCTGGATGTGCGCGCCAGCACGGGTCAACTCTACGGCCTGGGCGTGAATGCCGCCACGGACTCGGCCACCCTCTACCTCATCCAGCCACGGCTGGGCACCCTGACCCCCGTGGGCACGCGCAGCAGCATCCGCTTTGTGCGGTTTGTAGGCATCATCATGAACGGGCAGCCTTGGGACGAATCGCCCTGGGAGATGCTGCCGATCAACCTGCCCCCACCCGGCAACCTCATCGGCTATGACATGGACTTCCAGCCCGGCACCTCCCACCTCCACGTCGTCGTGTCTTTTGAAGTGGGGAGTGCGTTGGGCTTCCGCGTGGATGCCGATACCGGTGCTCCCGTGGATGGCGACAATAGCACCCCCACCCCCGTGCCCGGGATCAATCTAGATGCGCAAATCAGTGGGGACCTTCAAAGCATCGGCTTCATCCCCGCGGGCCACACAAACACCAAGAAATACGGAGTGGGAAGCCGACTGGAATTTCACACCCTTCATCCTACCCGAGGCAGCACCAACGTATGGCCAAGCCACCTGCTCGATGGCCCAGGTTCACCGTTCTACCATCTGTATGGCCTGCAGAGCCAGAGTTCCCTGGACTTTTACAGTGAAACTCGTCTGGAGGCTCCCGATGCCACCGGCACCCCCGTCGGCCTTTTGCACATGAGCAATGCTCAAGGCAACAACCTCTATCGGCTGGACCCTGAAACCCTCAGGACCACCTTCCTCATGCCCCTGCCTGCCACCCTGCAGGACGTCACCGTCTTTGCCATGCCACCCCGTGGGCTCCTCATCCCCACCCTGCTGCCTGCCGCAGCGGCAGGGCAAAATTACCGGTACTACTTTGACCTCGAGTCCGTCGGCCAATACAGTTATAGGGAGGGAGACTTGCCCGGCACCCAGCTTACCGCCACGGGGCTGCCCCCCGGCCTGAAGATCAGCCGGGTGCGTGTGCTAGGCCATGGTTCTAACCCACAGGTTTACTACGCCCTCAGTGGTCGCGCCACCGCCGCAGGCACCTACGTCATCACCTTCACCGCACGCACGCTCAGCGGCCAGGTACAGACGTACCAGACCACCCTCGTCGTCCGGCCCCTTTCAGCGGAGCATGTCGGCAGCTTCATCGCCTACATCCCGCCCAACGCCAGCTTCAACGACGGCATCGGCAGCCGCCTGGACCTCACCACCACCACCCAGGGCACCTACACCCTGAAGGTCGCCGAAAGCAACCGCACCCACCTCCACAAAGGCAGCCTGGAAGTCAGCAGCGACGGCCTCACCGCCACCCTGAACGTCACGCTGAAAACGGGCCGCATCCTTCGCCTGGACTTCGCCGATACCGGCACCCCCAACAGCCCCATCACCGGCCTCGCCACTGACCCCAGCAGCGTGCCCAACCCCACCGCCCCCATCCGTGGCTGGCGCAAAATTTACGACAAAATCAACGCCCCGGCCACCCAGCTCGCTGGCTACTACACCGCCGCCTTCACCCCCCAGACAGACAGCCGCTACGTCCCCCAGGGAGACGGCTTTGCCACCCTCACCATCGGGCAGGACGGCAGCAGCCGCGTCATCGGCAAAATGCCGGATGGCACCGCCATCACCTGCGCTGCCTTTATCGGTGGTCCAGCCGAGGTGTTCGTGTATGCGCCCCTGTTTCAAAAGCGCGGCAGCCTCTTTGGCAGCCTCCCCCTCTCCCTGCCCAGTGGCACCCCGTCCCTCTCCGGCAGCCTCACCTACAGCAAGCCCGTGACCCGGGGCCGGCTGTATCCGGAATTCATCTCCTACGAGCCCTTCACCGTCACCGGTGGCTACCTCGCCCCCACCGCCAGCAGCAGCCAGGTCCTGGGCCTGCCCCAGGCCAGCACCCCCGCCAGCCTGCTCTTCACCCGTGCCGGTATCGAGGACTCCGCCACCGTGCCGGACCTCCTTTCCAGCATCACCTACACCGCGCCCAAGGCCACCCTGCCCCTCCCCGGCAGCCTGGACAATCCCGGCCGCGTGACCCTGCGCATCCACCCCGGCAATGGCCAGATCACCGGCACCTTCACCCTCCAGGACGGCCAGGTGAAACGCACCGTCAAATACCAGGGCCTCATCATCCGCCGCGCAGGCCAGCCCCAGATCCTCGGCAGCGGCTACTTCCACCTCCCGCAACTCCCCGAGACCGGCCAGACCCCCACCACCTCCCCCATCCTCTCCGGCCTCATCCAGCTCACCCAGTGA